In one Staphylococcus lutrae genomic region, the following are encoded:
- the yfmF gene encoding EF-P 5-aminopentanol modification-associated protein YfmF gives MKQLQDPSVLPISVLSTKKFKTTTVTFKFMAPLDKKTMTQRSLLSKLLVRATHQFPNDKAFNQYLSELYGAYVNSYVSKYKDCHVITITLEIVNSRYLLDDEPLFEKGIALLKEIILNPLVSNGEFNETFVKQEKSLLKKKLSALEDNKSQIAYLRLLKHMFGTHPYRYMAAGDLDEIDKITAADLYHTYRSMLDNDYCSVYVVGNVKEDETIQRIQSEFNIRAFTYRPTSFGQTIQHGTPVKEIVEKDDIDQAKLNMGFRFPTHYGEKDYYAFVVFNTMFGGDPSSVLFNEVREQKSLAYSIHSQIDGKNGFLFVMSGVSVKDDQLAKDTIIEAFNRFKTGDFTEEKMELAKTIILSGRKESKDRPKHMIETMHNQLLLDVPETEAQFEARIQAVRHEDIQRLCQNAHLDTIYILTKEGDVDEANILSAN, from the coding sequence ATGAAACAACTTCAAGACCCATCTGTACTACCTATTTCAGTGTTATCCACGAAGAAGTTTAAGACAACGACTGTGACGTTTAAATTTATGGCGCCATTGGATAAAAAAACAATGACACAGCGTTCTTTATTAAGCAAATTACTTGTACGCGCGACACATCAATTTCCAAACGATAAGGCATTCAATCAATATTTATCTGAATTGTATGGCGCTTACGTTAATAGCTATGTGTCTAAGTATAAAGATTGCCATGTCATTACGATAACGTTGGAAATTGTTAATTCGCGTTATTTGTTAGATGATGAGCCTTTGTTCGAAAAAGGTATCGCTTTGTTAAAAGAAATTATTTTGAATCCACTTGTATCAAATGGTGAATTTAACGAAACATTTGTGAAACAAGAAAAAAGTTTGTTAAAGAAAAAATTATCTGCGCTTGAAGATAATAAATCTCAAATTGCATACTTACGATTACTTAAACATATGTTTGGCACGCATCCTTATCGTTATATGGCGGCGGGCGACCTTGATGAAATTGACAAGATAACCGCGGCAGATCTTTATCATACATATCGTTCTATGTTAGACAATGATTACTGTTCTGTTTATGTTGTAGGAAATGTTAAAGAAGACGAAACGATTCAACGTATTCAATCAGAATTTAACATTCGCGCTTTCACATATCGACCTACGTCATTTGGTCAAACGATTCAACACGGTACACCTGTGAAAGAAATCGTTGAAAAAGATGATATAGACCAAGCTAAACTGAATATGGGATTTCGTTTTCCTACGCATTATGGTGAAAAAGATTACTATGCATTCGTTGTTTTTAATACCATGTTCGGTGGTGATCCATCATCTGTATTGTTCAATGAAGTACGTGAGCAAAAAAGTTTAGCCTATTCCATCCATTCACAAATCGATGGGAAAAATGGTTTCTTATTTGTAATGAGTGGTGTATCTGTAAAAGATGATCAACTCGCAAAAGATACGATTATAGAAGCGTTTAACCGATTTAAAACAGGTGATTTCACAGAAGAGAAAATGGAATTGGCGAAAACGATTATTTTATCAGGCAGAAAAGAATCGAAAGATCGTCCAAAACATATGATTGAGACGATGCACAATCAATTGCTGTTAGATGTCCCTGAAACAGAAGCGCAATTTGAAGCACGCATTCAAGCGGTTCGACATGAAGATATTCAACGACTCTGTCAAAATGCGCATTTAGATACGATTTATATTTTGACAAAGGAAGGTGACGTAGATGAAGCAAACATACTATCAGCAAATTGA
- a CDS encoding DNA translocase FtsK, with product MAQTPKRKSQTTRNKKRTSKRKQNDTPIRFVLAIVMVIVLMLGVFQLGLIGIAIDSFFNYLFGLTRYLTYFLLLLAIGFIAYNGKLPKTRRMTGSIVLQIALLFVAQLFFMGTEGVRARREPVLSFVFQSYDAPEHMHFGGGRIGFELVHFLLPLISLVGIVLLTLILLISSGILLMKKRHRDVAKSWLEQFKQSTVASYEKAKVRQSERRMAKADQKEQKRLAREKEQTETPEVKDVSDFPEIAHDESESVDAPTIPIFGHKTVEVEEENSAESHTTPAGNSPKSFDASKSNQSQQDGDFERVMDAEGSISEAGAVENQKYKVPPLSLLDAPQRQQTTSKTEVQRKGKLLETTLKNFGVDAKVTQIKIGPAVTQYEVQPAQGVKVSRIVNLHNDIALALAAKDIRIEAPIPGKSAVGIEVPNQKVALVTLKEVLDEKFPTTNKLEVALGRDISGEPVTAELNKMPHLLVAGSTGSGKSVCINGIITSILLNAKPHEVKLMMIDPKMVELNVYNGIPHLLTPVVTNPHKAAQALEKVVAEMERRYDLFQHSGTRNIEGFNAFVAQKNKELAEKEPLLPYIVVIVDELADLMMVAGKDVETAITRITQMARAAGIHLIIATQRPSVDVITGLIKNNIPSRIAFAVSSQTDSRTIIDSGGAEKLLGKGDMLFIKNGGSTRTRVQGAFLSDNEVQKVVDFVVAQQSANYVKEMEPDADTSQDGTNESDDPLYPEAYLFVIEQQKASTSLLQRQFRIGYNRASRIMDDLERNQVIGPQKGSKPRQILVDLNDGEV from the coding sequence ATGGCGCAAACCCCAAAACGTAAATCCCAAACGACGCGTAACAAAAAGCGTACATCGAAAAGGAAACAGAATGATACGCCAATCCGATTTGTTTTAGCGATAGTTATGGTGATTGTCCTCATGTTGGGTGTGTTTCAACTAGGACTGATTGGAATCGCCATCGATAGTTTTTTTAATTATTTGTTTGGTTTAACACGTTATCTTACATACTTCTTACTATTATTAGCGATTGGATTCATTGCTTATAATGGCAAATTGCCTAAAACACGGCGCATGACAGGTTCAATTGTATTGCAAATTGCGTTACTTTTTGTAGCTCAGTTATTTTTTATGGGTACAGAAGGGGTAAGAGCGAGACGTGAACCTGTATTGTCATTCGTATTTCAAAGTTATGATGCGCCGGAACATATGCACTTTGGAGGCGGTCGTATTGGTTTTGAGTTGGTTCATTTTCTTTTGCCATTGATTTCTTTGGTCGGCATCGTATTATTGACACTCATTTTATTAATTTCAAGTGGTATTTTGTTAATGAAAAAACGACATCGCGACGTTGCAAAGTCGTGGTTGGAACAGTTTAAACAATCCACGGTCGCTTCGTATGAAAAAGCGAAAGTACGACAATCAGAGCGACGTATGGCGAAGGCGGATCAAAAAGAACAAAAACGCCTTGCACGAGAAAAGGAACAAACGGAAACCCCTGAAGTCAAAGATGTTTCGGATTTTCCTGAAATCGCTCATGATGAAAGTGAGTCCGTTGATGCACCGACAATTCCTATTTTCGGACATAAAACAGTTGAGGTAGAGGAAGAAAATTCTGCTGAATCACATACAACGCCTGCGGGTAACTCACCGAAATCATTCGACGCTTCAAAATCAAATCAGTCACAACAAGATGGCGATTTTGAGCGCGTGATGGATGCTGAGGGCTCTATTTCTGAGGCGGGGGCGGTAGAAAATCAGAAGTATAAAGTGCCACCGCTATCATTATTAGATGCACCACAACGTCAACAAACGACTTCAAAAACGGAAGTACAGCGTAAAGGTAAATTGCTTGAAACCACATTGAAAAATTTTGGTGTCGATGCTAAGGTGACTCAAATTAAAATTGGTCCGGCTGTGACACAATACGAAGTCCAACCTGCACAAGGGGTGAAAGTCAGTCGTATCGTAAATTTACATAACGATATCGCGCTTGCACTTGCAGCAAAGGATATTCGTATCGAAGCGCCGATACCTGGTAAATCTGCTGTAGGTATTGAAGTGCCGAATCAGAAAGTTGCATTAGTGACTTTGAAAGAAGTCCTTGATGAGAAATTTCCTACAACCAACAAGTTAGAAGTTGCTTTAGGACGTGATATATCGGGTGAACCTGTGACAGCCGAATTAAATAAAATGCCTCATTTATTAGTAGCGGGATCAACGGGTAGTGGTAAATCCGTATGTATTAATGGAATAATTACGAGCATTTTGCTAAACGCAAAACCGCATGAAGTTAAATTGATGATGATTGACCCTAAAATGGTAGAATTAAATGTATACAATGGTATTCCACATTTATTAACGCCTGTCGTCACAAATCCACACAAAGCGGCACAAGCATTAGAAAAAGTCGTCGCAGAAATGGAAAGACGCTATGATTTATTTCAACATTCAGGGACACGAAACATTGAAGGCTTTAATGCGTTTGTCGCACAAAAAAATAAAGAATTGGCTGAAAAAGAACCATTATTACCTTATATTGTTGTTATCGTGGATGAATTGGCTGATTTAATGATGGTTGCAGGCAAAGATGTTGAAACAGCGATTACGCGAATTACACAAATGGCGCGTGCTGCGGGGATTCATTTGATTATTGCCACACAACGACCTTCAGTAGATGTCATTACCGGTTTGATAAAAAATAATATTCCTTCGCGCATTGCATTTGCAGTGAGCTCACAAACAGATTCACGCACCATTATTGACAGTGGCGGGGCAGAGAAATTATTGGGTAAAGGTGATATGTTGTTTATCAAAAACGGTGGTTCCACACGTACGCGAGTACAAGGGGCGTTTTTAAGTGATAATGAAGTGCAAAAGGTTGTAGATTTTGTAGTCGCACAACAAAGCGCCAATTATGTGAAAGAAATGGAACCTGATGCTGATACGTCTCAGGACGGAACAAATGAAAGTGATGATCCACTATACCCTGAAGCTTATTTGTTCGTGATTGAACAACAAAAAGCGAGCACGTCTTTACTCCAACGACAATTTAGAATTGGTTATAACCGTGCATCAAGAATTATGGATGATTTAGAGCGTAATCAAGTGATTGGTCCGCAAAAGGGCAGCAAACCAAGACAAATATTAGTCGATTTAAATGATGGAGAGGTGTAA
- the rnjB gene encoding ribonuclease J2: MNLVKKKNKDIRIIPLGGVGEIAKNMYIVEVDDEMFMLDAGLKFPEDEMLGIDIVIPDIQYVLENQQKLKGIFLTHGHEHAIGAVSYILEQVDAPVYGSKLTIGLVKESLKARQISKKVRYYVVNNESVMRFKGVNVTFFNTTHSIPDSLGVCIHTSYGAIVYTGEFKFDQSLQGHYAPDMKKMAEIGEDGVFALLSDSTEAEKPGYNTPENVIESHMFDAFAKVSGRLIVSCYASNFIRIQQVLNIASRLNRKVSFLGRSLESSFSIARKMGYFNIPKDLLIPMSEVENYPKNEVIIIATGMQGEPVEALSQMARQKHKIMNIQKGDSVFLAITASANMEVIIGNTLNELVRAGAHIIPNNKKIHASSHGCMEELKMMLNMMKPEYFIPVQGEFKMQITHAKLASETGVKPEKIFLAEAGDVIHFDGEEMNLNEKVNAGNTLIDGIGVGDVGNIVLRDRHLLAQDGIFIAVVTLDPKNRRIAAGPEIQSRGFVYVRESEALLKEAEEKVREIVEAGLQEKRIEWSEMKQNMRDQVSKLLYENTRRKPMIIPVISEI, encoded by the coding sequence TTGAATTTAGTAAAAAAGAAAAATAAAGACATACGTATTATTCCACTCGGTGGTGTAGGAGAGATTGCTAAAAACATGTACATTGTTGAAGTCGACGATGAGATGTTTATGCTGGACGCAGGATTGAAATTTCCTGAGGACGAAATGTTAGGCATTGACATTGTTATTCCTGATATTCAATATGTACTGGAAAATCAACAAAAATTAAAAGGGATTTTCTTAACGCATGGTCACGAACATGCAATCGGAGCGGTTTCTTACATTTTAGAACAAGTCGATGCACCGGTTTACGGCTCTAAATTGACGATTGGACTCGTTAAAGAAAGCTTAAAAGCCCGACAAATTAGTAAAAAGGTGCGTTATTACGTTGTAAATAATGAATCAGTGATGCGTTTTAAAGGGGTCAATGTGACATTTTTTAATACAACGCACAGTATACCGGATAGTTTAGGGGTTTGTATTCACACGTCTTATGGTGCGATTGTATACACGGGCGAGTTTAAATTCGATCAAAGTTTACAAGGGCATTATGCGCCTGATATGAAGAAAATGGCGGAGATTGGTGAAGATGGCGTATTTGCGTTATTAAGTGATTCAACTGAAGCTGAAAAACCAGGGTATAACACACCTGAGAATGTTATTGAAAGCCATATGTTTGACGCTTTTGCAAAAGTGTCAGGTCGTTTGATTGTGTCATGTTATGCGTCTAACTTTATTCGTATTCAACAAGTACTCAATATTGCAAGCAGATTAAACCGAAAAGTATCATTTTTAGGTCGTTCATTAGAAAGTTCATTCAGCATTGCGCGCAAAATGGGATACTTTAACATTCCAAAGGATTTACTGATCCCGATGAGTGAAGTTGAAAATTATCCGAAAAATGAAGTGATTATTATTGCCACTGGGATGCAAGGGGAACCTGTAGAAGCATTGAGTCAAATGGCACGTCAAAAACATAAAATTATGAATATCCAAAAAGGGGATTCAGTCTTTCTGGCGATAACGGCTTCTGCCAATATGGAAGTCATTATAGGTAATACACTTAATGAGTTAGTGCGTGCGGGTGCACATATTATTCCAAATAACAAAAAAATCCACGCATCAAGCCATGGATGCATGGAAGAATTAAAAATGATGTTAAACATGATGAAACCAGAATACTTTATTCCAGTGCAAGGTGAATTCAAAATGCAAATTACGCATGCCAAATTGGCTAGTGAAACAGGGGTTAAACCTGAAAAAATCTTTTTAGCTGAAGCAGGCGATGTGATTCACTTTGACGGTGAAGAAATGAACCTTAACGAAAAAGTGAATGCTGGAAATACTTTGATAGATGGTATTGGTGTGGGAGATGTCGGCAATATCGTTTTACGTGATCGTCATTTGTTAGCGCAGGATGGTATATTTATCGCAGTTGTGACATTGGATCCTAAAAACAGACGTATCGCTGCTGGGCCTGAGATTCAATCGAGAGGCTTTGTGTATGTGCGTGAAAGTGAAGCGTTACTGAAAGAAGCGGAGGAAAAGGTACGTGAAATTGTAGAAGCAGGTTTACAAGAAAAGCGTATCGAATGGTCTGAGATGAAACAAAATATGCGTGACCAAGTAAGTAAATTACTTTATGAAAATACACGTAGAAAACCAATGATTATCCCGGTTATATCGGAAATTTAA
- a CDS encoding GntR family transcriptional regulator, whose protein sequence is MSINPDVNIVKEWILKEIEQENIKPGASLPGLMSIARQFGVTADNVQVAIHELVTEQIVTQNFEEGVRAKVPQPFFYPLDELMSIGRMISDKGYENGTVFLSLDEEIASLDDCKIMQLEPETPITVIERIRTADGQPVVYCLDKVSMNVLSHFGTHNQQTSILKAIESVSQQKIAYADTEIEAISYEPYISEALEADPHDGLMLLKQVHYTEAGNPILYSLNYFKSSLVKFRTIRKRL, encoded by the coding sequence ATGTCTATAAACCCAGATGTTAATATTGTAAAAGAATGGATTCTTAAAGAAATAGAACAAGAAAACATTAAACCTGGTGCTTCTTTGCCAGGTTTAATGTCCATTGCGCGTCAATTTGGTGTCACTGCTGACAATGTTCAAGTGGCGATTCATGAGCTCGTGACCGAACAAATCGTGACTCAAAATTTTGAAGAAGGCGTACGGGCAAAAGTGCCACAACCTTTTTTCTATCCATTAGATGAGTTGATGAGCATTGGGCGAATGATTTCTGATAAAGGTTATGAAAATGGAACAGTCTTTTTAAGTCTAGATGAAGAAATCGCCTCTCTTGATGATTGTAAAATTATGCAACTAGAGCCGGAGACGCCGATTACTGTCATTGAGCGTATTCGAACAGCGGATGGTCAACCTGTTGTATACTGTTTAGACAAAGTCTCAATGAATGTGTTGTCCCATTTTGGTACACATAATCAACAAACATCGATTTTGAAAGCGATTGAATCAGTCAGTCAACAAAAGATTGCGTACGCTGATACAGAAATCGAAGCCATTAGTTATGAGCCGTATATTTCAGAAGCATTAGAAGCCGATCCACACGATGGCTTAATGCTATTAAAACAGGTTCATTATACAGAGGCAGGAAATCCAATTCTGTATTCTTTAAACTATTTTAAAAGTAGCTTAGTTAAGTTTCGGACGATTCGAAAACGTCTATAA